Proteins from one Thaumasiovibrio subtropicus genomic window:
- the ribE gene encoding 6,7-dimethyl-8-ribityllumazine synthase → MKVIEGAIAAPNAKVAIVISRFNSFINESLLEGALDALKRQGQVSDDNITVVRCPGAYELPLVVQQVAKSDRYDAIVALGSVIRGGTPHFDYVAGECNKGLAQVALEFNTPVAFGVLTVDTIEQAIERAGTKAGNKGAEAALSALEMVNVLSQIES, encoded by the coding sequence ATGAAGGTAATTGAAGGCGCCATTGCGGCACCAAATGCGAAAGTTGCGATTGTTATTTCTCGTTTCAACAGCTTTATCAACGAAAGCCTGCTTGAAGGTGCGCTAGATGCACTAAAACGTCAAGGTCAGGTGAGCGATGACAATATCACCGTAGTGCGTTGTCCTGGTGCTTACGAGTTGCCTTTGGTTGTTCAGCAAGTTGCGAAAAGTGATCGTTACGATGCGATCGTAGCATTAGGCTCAGTGATCCGTGGTGGTACACCACATTTTGATTACGTTGCCGGTGAATGTAATAAAGGTCTGGCGCAGGTTGCGCTGGAGTTCAACACGCCAGTTGCCTTCGGTGTACTGACGGTTGATACTATCGAACAAGCCATCGAGCGTGCTGGAACCAAGGCTGGTAATAAAGGGGCAGAGGCTGCACTGAGCGCGCTTGAAATGGTTAATGTCCTGTCCCAAATTGAATCCTAA
- the nusB gene encoding transcription antitermination factor NusB: MGVSVKPAARRNARQFAAQAIYSWQITQENVANIEQHFLSGDNFEEEEHQADAPALAEPQTDVNYFRDLLVGVVQCHTELDSKMRPYLSRPLQDLDQMELALLRMAIYEMIKREDVPYKVVINECIELAKAFGAEDSHKFVNGVLDKVAVSIRK, translated from the coding sequence ATGGGGGTTAGTGTGAAACCAGCCGCACGTCGAAATGCGCGTCAATTTGCTGCGCAAGCTATTTACTCTTGGCAAATCACTCAGGAAAATGTTGCAAACATCGAGCAACACTTCCTATCGGGTGACAATTTTGAAGAAGAAGAGCATCAAGCGGATGCCCCTGCATTAGCAGAGCCGCAAACGGATGTGAACTACTTCCGTGACCTACTAGTGGGCGTTGTACAGTGCCACACTGAGTTGGATAGCAAGATGCGTCCATACCTGTCTCGTCCGCTGCAAGATCTGGATCAGATGGAGCTGGCGCTGTTACGTATGGCCATTTATGAAATGATCAAACGTGAAGACGTACCTTACAAAGTGGTTATTAATGAGTGTATCGAACTTGCGAAAGCCTTCGGTGCAGAAGACAGCCACAAATTTGTAAATGGTGTGCTGGATAAAGTTGCGGTTTCTATCCGCAAATAA
- the thiL gene encoding thiamine-phosphate kinase, producing MTSAVKTEFGLIETYFNQQGSHREDVDLAIGDDGALMTVPDGHQLVVSTDTMVLGTHFLSDADPAWVGHKALSSNLSDIIAMGATPTWVSLALTLPAIDEQWLQGFCDGFFTLAKDYNVTLVGGDTTSGPLAITVTIHGTVPRGEAWLRCNAKVGDKIYVSAELGDSQAGLDYVLDPRLESDVKSTLLSRHFRRYPPLSLVKSLSGKICCALDISDGLIADLGHILKASQVGAVIDADKLPLSAELITHCEGDEQRAKQMALASGEEYALCFTAPAALELHDLPVHCIGHITDSAHLEITTAGKPVTWPLKGYDHFGKTDES from the coding sequence ATGACGAGCGCAGTGAAAACGGAGTTCGGGTTAATCGAGACCTACTTCAATCAACAAGGAAGCCATCGAGAAGACGTGGATCTCGCGATTGGTGATGATGGCGCCTTGATGACGGTGCCTGATGGTCACCAGTTAGTGGTCAGTACCGACACCATGGTACTCGGAACGCATTTTTTATCTGATGCAGACCCCGCTTGGGTTGGGCATAAAGCATTGAGCTCTAATTTGAGCGATATTATCGCGATGGGCGCAACGCCGACTTGGGTCTCTCTAGCGTTGACCTTGCCAGCCATTGATGAGCAGTGGCTGCAAGGCTTTTGCGATGGCTTTTTTACGTTGGCCAAGGACTACAACGTGACATTAGTGGGGGGGGACACCACGAGTGGCCCATTAGCCATTACCGTCACCATTCATGGTACTGTGCCTCGTGGAGAAGCTTGGCTGCGGTGCAATGCGAAAGTAGGAGACAAGATTTATGTCTCTGCTGAACTTGGCGATAGTCAAGCAGGATTAGATTATGTTCTGGATCCTCGTTTAGAAAGCGATGTGAAATCGACATTGCTCTCACGTCATTTCAGACGTTATCCTCCACTGTCTTTGGTTAAATCTCTTAGCGGTAAGATTTGTTGTGCGCTTGATATCTCGGATGGGCTGATCGCAGACCTTGGTCATATTCTAAAGGCATCACAAGTTGGCGCTGTTATCGATGCGGATAAGCTGCCACTGAGTGCTGAGTTGATTACCCATTGTGAGGGGGATGAGCAACGTGCGAAGCAGATGGCACTGGCGAGTGGCGAAGAATATGCCTTGTGCTTTACCGCACCAGCAGCGCTCGAACTCCATGATCTACCCGTGCATTGCATTGGACATATTACCGACTCGGCACATCTTGAGATAACCACGGCTGGAAAGCCAGTTACTTGGCCACTGAAGGGCTATGATCATTTTGGAAAAACAGATGAATCCTAA